The proteins below come from a single Chryseobacterium sp. MA9 genomic window:
- a CDS encoding glycine--tRNA ligase, whose translation MAKQEDVFKKVISHAKEYGFIFPSSEIYDGLSAVYDYGQNGAELKNNIKQYWWKAMVQLNENIVGIDSAILMHPTTWKASGHVDAFNDPLIDNKDSKKRFRADVLVEDYCAKIEDKENKEIEKAAKRFGEAFDKDQFVATNPKILEYRAKREAILSRLAKSLENEDLADVKALIEELEIADPDTGSKNWTEVRQFNLMFGTKLGASADSAMDLYLRPETAQGIFVNFLNVQKTSRHKLPFGIAQIGKAFRNEIVARQFIFRMREFEQMEMQFFVAPGTELEFYEQWKQKRLNWHLALGLGNDNYRFHDHEKLAHYANAAADIEFNFPFGFKELEGIHSRTDFDLKAHEEFSGRKLQFFDPERNENYVPYVVETSVGLDRLFLSIFSHCLKDEVLEDGSERTVLSLPPAIAPIKAAILPLMKKDGLAEYAEKIFNDLKYDFNLFYEEKDAIGKRYRRQDAIGTPYCITIDHDSLTDHTVTIRDRDTMQQERVPVSELRRIIDEKTNFRNLLSKL comes from the coding sequence ATGGCAAAGCAAGAAGATGTTTTCAAGAAAGTGATTTCTCACGCTAAAGAATATGGTTTTATTTTCCCATCGAGTGAGATCTATGATGGTTTATCCGCTGTGTATGATTATGGACAGAACGGGGCCGAACTTAAAAATAATATCAAACAATACTGGTGGAAAGCTATGGTACAGCTTAACGAGAATATTGTGGGTATTGATTCGGCGATCCTTATGCACCCAACAACATGGAAGGCATCAGGCCACGTAGACGCTTTCAACGATCCATTGATTGATAATAAAGATTCTAAGAAACGCTTCAGAGCTGACGTTTTGGTAGAGGATTATTGTGCTAAAATTGAAGATAAAGAGAACAAAGAAATCGAAAAAGCAGCGAAAAGATTCGGTGAAGCTTTCGATAAAGATCAGTTTGTTGCCACAAATCCAAAAATTTTGGAATACAGAGCAAAAAGAGAAGCTATTCTTTCAAGATTGGCAAAATCTCTGGAAAACGAAGACCTTGCTGATGTAAAAGCTTTGATTGAAGAGCTTGAAATTGCAGATCCGGATACCGGTTCTAAAAACTGGACGGAGGTAAGACAGTTCAACCTGATGTTCGGAACAAAACTGGGAGCTTCTGCAGACAGTGCAATGGATCTTTACCTTAGACCGGAAACAGCTCAGGGGATCTTTGTTAATTTCTTAAATGTACAGAAAACTTCACGTCATAAGCTTCCTTTCGGTATTGCACAGATTGGTAAAGCATTCAGAAATGAGATTGTTGCAAGACAGTTTATCTTCAGAATGCGCGAATTTGAACAGATGGAAATGCAGTTCTTCGTTGCTCCGGGAACAGAACTTGAGTTTTATGAGCAGTGGAAACAAAAACGTCTGAACTGGCACTTAGCTTTAGGTCTGGGAAATGATAATTACAGATTCCATGATCATGAGAAATTGGCTCACTATGCGAATGCTGCTGCTGATATTGAGTTTAACTTCCCATTCGGATTTAAAGAACTGGAAGGTATTCACTCAAGAACAGATTTCGACTTAAAGGCACATGAAGAATTCTCAGGAAGAAAGCTTCAGTTCTTTGATCCTGAAAGAAACGAAAACTATGTTCCTTATGTAGTGGAAACTTCAGTAGGTTTAGACAGATTATTCCTATCCATATTCTCTCACTGCTTAAAAGATGAAGTATTGGAAGACGGTTCAGAAAGAACGGTTTTATCTTTACCTCCAGCTATTGCTCCAATTAAAGCAGCTATCCTTCCTTTGATGAAGAAAGATGGTTTAGCGGAGTATGCAGAAAAAATCTTTAACGATCTGAAATATGATTTCAATCTGTTCTATGAAGAAAAAGATGCCATCGGGAAACGTTACAGAAGACAGGATGCCATCGGTACTCCATACTGTATCACTATTGACCACGACTCTCTGACCGATCATACAGTAACCATCAGAGACAGAGATACGATGCAGCAGGAAAGAGTTCCGGTTTCAGAGTTGAGAAGAATCATTGATGAAAAAACGAACTTCAGAAATTTACTTTCTAAACTATAA
- a CDS encoding pseudouridine synthase, translated as MLEILYRDEHIIAINKPSGLLVHKSFYAGEADTYAIQELKKQIGQKVFPVHRLDRKTSGVLLFTLNKDTLRIMSEQFASREVEKKYLAILRGWTKEEETIDYDLINENEVKQNAVTYYRRLQTSEIDLPFLKHQTSRYCLVEAIPETGRFHQLRKHFKHILHPILGCRKHGCNKQNKLWLQTFEVSKMTLHAHQLIFNHPISNERITVNATIDDEFKRVGDILKLDLNAYS; from the coding sequence ATGTTAGAAATTCTTTATCGCGACGAGCATATTATTGCCATCAACAAACCCAGCGGATTATTGGTTCATAAATCTTTCTATGCGGGAGAAGCAGATACTTATGCTATTCAGGAGCTGAAGAAACAGATTGGACAAAAAGTGTTTCCTGTACATCGGTTAGACCGAAAAACTTCGGGTGTTCTGCTGTTTACTTTAAATAAAGATACCCTTAGAATCATGAGCGAACAGTTTGCATCACGCGAAGTGGAGAAGAAATATCTGGCAATTCTTCGTGGTTGGACAAAAGAAGAAGAAACAATTGATTATGATCTGATTAATGAAAATGAAGTCAAGCAAAATGCAGTTACATATTATCGTCGTTTGCAGACTTCGGAAATAGATTTACCTTTTCTAAAACATCAGACTTCGAGATATTGTTTAGTAGAAGCTATTCCTGAAACGGGAAGATTTCATCAGTTGAGAAAACATTTTAAACATATCCTGCATCCTATTTTAGGTTGCAGAAAACACGGTTGTAATAAACAAAATAAATTGTGGCTTCAAACATTTGAGGTCAGTAAAATGACGCTTCATGCACATCAATTGATTTTTAATCATCCTATTTCTAACGAAAGAATTACGGTAAATGCTACTATAGATGATGAATTTAAAAGAGTAGGAGATATTCTGAAATTGGATTTGAATGCGTATTCCTAA
- a CDS encoding quinone-dependent dihydroorotate dehydrogenase — protein sequence MYKSLIRPILFKFDPEDVHHFTFSMLKNFGFFTKLFFPKPIEDKRLEREVFGLKFKNPVGLAAGFDKNAVLFNELGDLGFGFVEIGTVTPRAQAGNPRKRLFRLIEDGGIINRMGFNNDGLDAAIEKLKSNKGKIIIGGNIGKNTDTSPENYTQDYLDCFEGLHPHVDYFVLNVSCPNVGSHAKLEDVEYLRELITEVKKINQSKSVQKPILLKIAPDLNNNQLDEIIELIAETKIDGIVVSNTSVNREGLKTSQEVLEQIGNGGLSGKPIRERSTKMIKYLSDKSNRAFPIIGVGGIHSAKDAMEKLDAGAALVQLYTGFIYEGPELINEINQEILKRASRLPR from the coding sequence ATGTACAAATCGCTCATTCGTCCGATTCTTTTCAAATTTGATCCTGAAGATGTTCACCATTTTACATTTTCAATGCTTAAGAATTTTGGATTTTTTACTAAATTATTTTTCCCAAAACCTATTGAAGACAAACGTCTGGAAAGAGAAGTTTTCGGATTGAAATTTAAAAATCCTGTAGGACTGGCTGCCGGTTTCGATAAAAATGCAGTTTTGTTTAACGAATTGGGAGATTTAGGTTTTGGATTTGTAGAAATCGGAACGGTAACCCCAAGAGCTCAGGCTGGAAATCCTAGAAAAAGGTTGTTCCGTTTGATAGAAGATGGCGGGATTATCAACAGAATGGGATTCAACAACGACGGTCTTGATGCTGCTATTGAAAAACTGAAATCTAACAAAGGAAAAATAATCATCGGGGGAAACATCGGAAAAAATACAGATACAAGCCCGGAAAATTATACCCAGGATTATCTGGATTGTTTTGAAGGTCTTCATCCTCATGTAGATTACTTTGTACTGAATGTGAGCTGCCCGAATGTAGGAAGCCACGCCAAACTTGAAGATGTAGAATATCTGAGAGAGCTGATTACAGAAGTGAAGAAGATCAATCAGTCAAAATCTGTACAGAAACCTATACTCCTTAAAATTGCACCTGATCTTAATAACAATCAATTAGACGAAATCATTGAACTGATTGCAGAAACAAAAATTGATGGTATTGTAGTTTCCAATACTTCAGTGAACAGAGAAGGTCTGAAAACCTCTCAGGAAGTTTTGGAACAGATCGGAAACGGAGGATTAAGCGGAAAACCAATCCGCGAAAGAAGTACAAAAATGATCAAGTATCTTTCCGATAAAAGCAACAGAGCATTCCCGATCATTGGAGTAGGAGGAATTCATTCTGCAAAAGATGCTATGGAGAAGCTAGATGCAGGAGCTGCACTGGTTCAGCTGTACACAGGCTTTATTTATGAAGGCCCGGAACTGATCAACGAAATCAACCAGGAAATTCTGAAAAGAGCAAGCAGATTACCAAGATAA
- a CDS encoding DUF445 domain-containing protein, protein MNDEAKRKQLRKYKAFATGLFVLMAVIFIVTTILQKSNNSHWIGYVRAFTEAAMVGALADWFAVTALFRHPLGLPIPHTNLIENSKQRLGDNLGSFVVGNFLSPQNIRPYIQKLKVSNFVGEWLAKEKSQEILIKNLSDIVLDILNKLDDSTVSQFISKKVSEMTDDIKLNKVVGNGIGYILEKNDHQRIITNLSKQIKEYIIENDEMIQERVKKGSYSFIPSFVDHKIADKIADGLSDFFKEIEENPQHEVRGLITQKIHEFSVDLKEDPKWDEEFKTIKNGLLKNDKLDEYSNDIWVSIKNTLMKELQEEHSALKNYLSKNLNEFAQNLKTDENLQNKIDHWVRVTAYKYILKNTHQFGNLISTTVGNWQGKELSEKLELEVGKDLQFIRVNGTLVGGLVGLIIYTIAHFFL, encoded by the coding sequence ATGAATGACGAAGCAAAAAGAAAACAACTGAGAAAATATAAAGCATTTGCCACAGGACTATTCGTTCTGATGGCCGTTATTTTCATTGTTACCACTATTTTACAGAAGTCTAATAACTCTCATTGGATTGGTTATGTGCGAGCCTTTACCGAAGCTGCAATGGTGGGTGCGCTTGCAGACTGGTTTGCTGTAACGGCACTATTCCGTCATCCGCTCGGCCTTCCTATCCCTCATACCAATCTGATTGAAAACAGTAAACAGAGACTGGGAGACAACCTTGGAAGCTTTGTAGTGGGTAACTTTCTTTCTCCTCAGAATATACGCCCTTACATCCAAAAGCTTAAAGTTTCCAATTTTGTTGGAGAATGGCTGGCAAAGGAAAAAAGTCAGGAAATTTTGATTAAAAACCTTTCAGATATTGTTCTTGATATTCTCAATAAGCTTGATGATTCTACGGTAAGCCAGTTTATCAGCAAAAAGGTGTCTGAAATGACAGATGATATCAAACTTAATAAAGTAGTGGGAAACGGAATAGGTTATATTCTGGAAAAAAATGATCATCAGAGAATCATCACCAATCTTTCAAAACAAATCAAAGAATATATCATTGAAAATGATGAAATGATCCAGGAACGTGTAAAGAAAGGCAGTTATTCGTTCATTCCATCTTTTGTAGATCATAAAATTGCGGATAAAATTGCCGACGGACTTTCTGATTTTTTTAAAGAAATAGAAGAAAATCCTCAGCATGAGGTAAGAGGATTGATTACACAGAAAATTCATGAATTCTCCGTTGACCTGAAGGAAGATCCAAAATGGGATGAAGAATTTAAGACCATCAAAAACGGACTTCTGAAAAATGACAAACTGGATGAATATTCCAATGACATCTGGGTCTCCATCAAAAACACACTGATGAAAGAGCTTCAGGAAGAGCATTCTGCTTTAAAAAATTACCTTTCTAAAAACCTGAATGAGTTTGCACAAAATTTAAAGACAGATGAAAACCTTCAGAACAAAATAGATCATTGGGTTCGGGTGACGGCTTATAAATATATTCTGAAAAACACCCATCAATTCGGGAACCTCATCAGTACTACCGTTGGAAACTGGCAGGGGAAAGAGCTCAGTGAAAAACTGGAGCTGGAAGTAGGAAAAGACCTTCAGTTTATCCGGGTAAACGGAACACTGGTCGGAGGGCTGGTTGGTCTTATTATCTACACCATCGCCCATTTCTTCCTCTAA
- the msrB gene encoding peptide-methionine (R)-S-oxide reductase MsrB produces the protein MKFLVSIIILFFLQACTQKYKPIKTSSMENTEAKNNPYYSRTDTAKLNISNDEWKKILAPDLYAIAREAATERAFTGKYNEFDEIGEYYCAVCGNHLFRSTSKFSSSCGWPSFFEADKEGVYYVRDQSYGMDRVEVLCKRCDSHLGHVFDDGPKPTGLRYCMNSVSLEFVPDSHK, from the coding sequence ATGAAATTTTTAGTTTCAATCATCATATTATTTTTTCTGCAGGCTTGTACGCAGAAATACAAACCTATTAAAACCTCCTCTATGGAAAATACAGAAGCAAAAAACAATCCATACTATTCCAGAACAGATACTGCAAAACTTAATATTTCCAATGATGAATGGAAGAAAATACTGGCTCCGGACTTGTACGCAATTGCCAGAGAAGCTGCAACAGAAAGAGCTTTTACGGGAAAATATAACGAATTTGATGAGATAGGAGAATATTATTGTGCGGTGTGTGGAAATCACCTGTTCCGCTCTACATCAAAATTTTCCAGCAGCTGCGGCTGGCCTAGTTTCTTTGAAGCTGATAAAGAAGGAGTCTATTATGTAAGAGATCAGTCTTATGGAATGGACCGAGTAGAGGTGCTCTGCAAAAGATGTGATTCCCATCTGGGACACGTTTTCGATGATGGCCCGAAACCTACAGGGCTGAGATATTGTATGAATTCTGTGAGCTTGGAATTTGTTCCGGATTCTCATAAATAA
- a CDS encoding murein L,D-transpeptidase catalytic domain family protein yields the protein MKGFYSVLGLVYMVTTSFYISPRVAAKSENVKTTKTEKVAETKSEKSTTAVSSSEALYQSIAFDPEHELNYEVFSKALTGYENLKKAGLLTQDSHLLTICDFSMSSNTKRLWIIDLEDKKVLFNSLVAHGKNTGEEFATNFSNRESSLQSSLGFYITDATYQGDNGYSLKLLGMDKGFNDAAYRRAIVLHGADYVSDAFAAMHKRIGRSWGCPAVPRELTQSIINTIKGKNCLFIYYPDQNYLSSSEWLKA from the coding sequence ATGAAAGGATTTTATAGCGTATTAGGCCTTGTTTACATGGTGACGACTTCATTCTACATTTCCCCAAGAGTAGCGGCGAAAAGTGAGAATGTAAAAACAACGAAAACTGAAAAAGTAGCTGAAACGAAATCTGAGAAGAGCACAACAGCCGTGTCTTCATCAGAAGCATTGTACCAATCTATTGCATTTGATCCGGAACATGAACTTAATTATGAAGTGTTCTCAAAAGCATTGACTGGCTATGAAAATTTAAAAAAAGCAGGATTGCTTACCCAGGATTCGCATTTATTGACCATCTGCGATTTTTCTATGTCTTCTAATACAAAAAGACTTTGGATCATTGATCTGGAAGACAAAAAAGTTCTGTTTAACTCATTAGTGGCACACGGAAAAAATACCGGCGAAGAATTTGCGACGAATTTTTCTAACAGGGAAAGTTCGCTGCAGAGCAGTCTGGGATTTTATATCACGGATGCTACATACCAGGGTGACAACGGATATTCTCTTAAGTTATTGGGAATGGATAAAGGGTTTAATGATGCGGCTTACAGAAGAGCTATTGTATTACACGGTGCGGATTATGTAAGTGATGCATTTGCTGCCATGCACAAAAGGATCGGAAGAAGCTGGGGATGCCCTGCGGTTCCAAGAGAACTGACACAATCTATAATCAATACGATTAAAGGAAAAAACTGTCTGTTCATCTATTACCCCGATCAGAATTATCTTTCTTCCTCAGAAT